From Streptomyces sp. TLI_053, a single genomic window includes:
- a CDS encoding biotin carboxylase N-terminal domain-containing protein gives MRKVLIANRGEIAVRVARACSDAGIASVAVYAEPDRDALHVRAADEAYALGGDTPGTSYLDIAKVLQAAADSGADAVHPGYGFLSENADFAQAVLDAGLTWIGPPPQAIRDLGDKVTARHVAQRAGAPLVAGTPDPVSGAEEIVAFAQEHGLPVAIKAAFGGGGRGLKVARNLEEIPELYDSAVREAVAAFGRGECFVERYLDNPRHVETQCLADKHGNVVVVSTRDCSLQRRHQKLVEEAPAPFLTPEQNAELYRASKAILKEAGYEGAGTCEFLVATDGTISFLEVNTRLQVEHPVTEEVTGIDLVREMFRIADGEELGYGDPEVRGHSFEFRINGEDPGRNFLPAPGTVTLFAPPSGPGVRLDSGVESGSVIGPAWDSLLAKLIVSGRDRKQALERARRALAEFKVEGMATAIPFHQAVVTDPAFAPEVHGGEGPFTVYTRWIETEFDNTIPAFAGAAGEGEEAEGRETVVVEVGGKRIEVSLPSSLGVAAAPAAGAGAAKAKRRVGAKKAGSAVGGDTLASPMQGTIVKVAVEEGQVVAEGELIVVLEAMKMEQPLNAHKAGTVVGLKAEVGASVSSGAALCEIKD, from the coding sequence GTGCGCAAGGTGCTCATCGCCAACCGCGGGGAAATCGCTGTCCGCGTCGCCCGGGCCTGCTCGGACGCCGGTATCGCCAGCGTCGCCGTCTACGCCGAGCCGGACCGGGATGCGCTGCACGTCCGCGCGGCCGACGAGGCTTATGCGCTGGGCGGCGACACCCCCGGCACCAGCTACCTGGACATCGCCAAGGTCCTCCAGGCCGCCGCCGACTCCGGTGCGGACGCCGTCCACCCCGGCTACGGCTTCCTGTCGGAGAATGCCGACTTCGCCCAGGCCGTGCTCGACGCGGGCCTCACCTGGATCGGCCCGCCGCCGCAGGCCATCCGCGACCTGGGTGACAAGGTGACCGCCCGGCACGTGGCGCAGCGCGCCGGTGCCCCGCTGGTCGCCGGTACCCCGGACCCGGTCTCGGGTGCCGAGGAGATCGTCGCCTTCGCCCAGGAGCACGGTCTGCCGGTCGCCATCAAGGCGGCCTTCGGCGGCGGCGGCCGCGGCCTCAAGGTCGCCCGCAACCTGGAGGAGATCCCGGAGCTGTACGACTCGGCGGTCCGGGAGGCGGTCGCCGCCTTCGGTCGCGGCGAGTGCTTCGTCGAGCGTTACCTCGACAACCCGCGGCACGTCGAGACCCAGTGCCTCGCGGACAAGCACGGCAACGTGGTGGTCGTGTCCACCCGTGACTGCTCGCTCCAGCGCCGGCACCAGAAGCTGGTCGAGGAGGCGCCCGCGCCGTTCCTGACCCCCGAGCAGAACGCCGAGCTGTACCGGGCGTCGAAGGCCATCCTCAAGGAGGCCGGCTACGAGGGTGCCGGCACCTGCGAGTTCCTGGTGGCGACGGACGGCACGATCTCCTTCCTGGAGGTCAACACCCGTCTGCAGGTGGAGCACCCGGTCACCGAGGAGGTCACCGGGATCGACCTGGTCCGGGAGATGTTCCGGATCGCGGACGGCGAGGAGCTCGGTTACGGCGACCCGGAGGTGCGGGGTCACTCCTTCGAGTTCCGTATCAACGGCGAGGACCCGGGCCGCAACTTCCTGCCCGCGCCGGGCACGGTGACGCTGTTCGCGCCGCCGTCGGGCCCGGGCGTCCGGCTGGACTCGGGTGTGGAGAGCGGTTCGGTCATCGGCCCCGCCTGGGACTCGCTGCTGGCCAAGCTGATCGTGTCCGGCCGGGACCGCAAGCAGGCGCTGGAGCGGGCGCGGCGGGCGCTGGCCGAGTTCAAGGTCGAGGGCATGGCGACGGCCATCCCGTTCCACCAGGCGGTCGTGACCGACCCGGCGTTCGCGCCCGAGGTGCACGGCGGCGAGGGACCGTTCACGGTCTACACCCGGTGGATCGAGACCGAGTTCGACAACACGATTCCCGCGTTCGCCGGTGCCGCCGGCGAGGGCGAGGAGGCGGAGGGCCGGGAGACCGTGGTCGTCGAGGTCGGCGGCAAGCGGATCGAGGTCTCGCTGCCGTCCTCGCTGGGTGTCGCCGCCGCCCCGGCGGCCGGTGCGGGGGCCGCGAAGGCCAAGCGCCGGGTCGGTGCCAAGAAGGCCGGTTCGGCGGTCGGCGGTGACACGCTGGCCTCGCCGATGCAGGGCACCATCGTGAAGGTCGCGGTGGAGGAGGGTCAGGTCGTCGCCGAGGGCGAGCTGATCGTCGTCCTGGAGGCGATGAAGATGGAGCAGCCGCTGAACGCGCACAAGGCGGGCACGGTCGTCGGCCTCAAGGCCGAGGTGGGTGCGAGCGTCTCGAGCGGCGCGGCGCTCTGCGAGATCAAGGACTGA
- a CDS encoding NAD(P)H-quinone dehydrogenase: MGDVTRIVIIGGGPGGYEAALVAAQLGAEVTVVDRDGLGGSAVLTDCVPSKTLIATAEVMTTFDSSYEELGIIVADDTPHIDSPARVVGVDLGKVNRRVKRLAIAQSHDITQSVTRAGVTVLRGRGRLGGGGQAVDGSREVLVDAPDGSVQSLRADAVLIATGAHPRELPDAQPDGERILTWTQVYDLEELPRELIVVGSGVTGAEFAGAYQALGSRVTLVSSRDRVLPGEDPDAAEVLEEVFRRRGMNVMSRSRAETVKRIGDTVEVTLSDGTVVEGTHCLMAVGSIPNTAGMGLEEAGVKLNDWGQIQVDRVSRTSAPGVYAAGDCTGVFMLASVAAMQGRIAMYHALGDAVQPLNLKTVASNVFTDPEIATVGYTAADVKCGKMDAVEVKLPLRGNPRAKMQGIRDGFVKLFCRPGTGIVVGGVVVAPRASELIHPIALAVDANLTVEQVASAFTVYPSVSGSTAEAARQLHIRKRDAGES, translated from the coding sequence ATGGGTGACGTGACTCGGATCGTGATCATCGGTGGCGGACCAGGCGGCTACGAGGCGGCGCTCGTCGCGGCCCAGCTCGGCGCGGAGGTGACCGTCGTCGACCGCGACGGCCTGGGCGGATCGGCGGTGCTCACGGACTGCGTGCCGTCGAAGACGCTGATCGCGACGGCGGAGGTGATGACGACCTTCGACAGCTCGTACGAGGAGCTGGGCATCATCGTCGCCGACGACACCCCGCACATCGACTCCCCGGCCAGGGTCGTCGGTGTCGACCTCGGCAAGGTCAACCGCCGGGTGAAGCGCCTCGCGATCGCGCAGTCCCACGACATCACCCAGTCCGTCACCCGCGCCGGTGTCACCGTGCTGCGCGGCCGCGGCCGGCTGGGCGGCGGCGGGCAGGCCGTGGACGGCTCCCGCGAGGTGCTGGTCGACGCCCCCGACGGCAGCGTGCAGTCCCTGCGCGCCGACGCGGTGCTGATCGCCACCGGCGCCCACCCGCGCGAGCTCCCCGACGCCCAGCCGGACGGCGAGCGCATCCTGACCTGGACCCAGGTGTACGACCTGGAGGAGCTGCCGCGCGAGCTGATCGTCGTCGGCTCCGGCGTCACCGGCGCCGAGTTCGCCGGCGCCTACCAGGCGCTCGGCTCCAGGGTCACCCTGGTCTCCTCGCGCGACCGGGTGCTGCCCGGCGAGGACCCGGACGCCGCCGAGGTGCTGGAGGAGGTCTTCCGCCGCCGCGGCATGAACGTCATGAGCCGTTCCCGCGCCGAAACGGTCAAGCGGATCGGCGACACGGTCGAGGTCACCCTCTCCGACGGCACTGTGGTCGAGGGCACCCACTGCCTGATGGCCGTCGGCTCGATCCCGAACACCGCGGGGATGGGCCTGGAGGAGGCCGGGGTCAAGCTCAACGACTGGGGCCAGATCCAGGTCGACCGGGTGTCGCGCACCTCCGCCCCCGGCGTCTACGCGGCCGGCGACTGCACCGGCGTCTTCATGCTCGCCTCGGTCGCCGCCATGCAGGGCCGGATCGCGATGTACCACGCGCTCGGCGACGCGGTGCAGCCGCTGAACCTCAAGACCGTGGCCTCCAACGTCTTCACCGACCCCGAGATCGCCACCGTCGGCTACACCGCGGCCGATGTGAAGTGCGGCAAGATGGACGCGGTCGAGGTCAAGCTCCCGCTGCGCGGCAACCCGCGCGCCAAGATGCAGGGCATCCGGGACGGCTTCGTGAAGCTGTTCTGCCGCCCCGGTACCGGCATCGTGGTCGGCGGCGTGGTCGTCGCCCCGCGGGCCAGCGAACTGATCCACCCGATCGCGCTCGCGGTGGACGCCAATCTGACGGTCGAACAGGTGGCCAGCGCCTTCACCGTCTACCCGTCGGTCTCCGGCTCCACCGCCGAGGCCGCCCGCCAGCTCCACATCCGCAAGCGCGACGCGGGCGAATCCTGA
- a CDS encoding acyl-CoA carboxylase subunit beta: MTEASHDPHTTAGKLADLRRRIDEAVHSGSAKAVEKQHAKGKLTARERVVELLDEDSFVEFDEFARHRSTNFGQEKNRPYGDGVVTGYGTVDGRQVAVFAQDFTVFGGSLGEVFGEKIVKVMDFALKTGCPVIGINDSGGARIQEGVVSLGLYGEIFRRNVHASGVVPQISLIMGPCAGGAVYSPAITDFVVMADQTSHMFITGPDVIKTVTGEDVGMEELGGARTHNTKSGNAHYLAADEKEAIEYVKSLLSYLPSNNLSDPPAFPEEADLSVTDEDLELDTLVPDSANQPYDMHHVVEHILDDGEFLETQPLYAGNIITGFGRVEGHPVGIVGNQPMDLAGCLDIAASEKAARFIRTCDSFNIPVITFVDVPGFLPGTEQEWDGIIRRGAKLIYAYAEATVPLITVITRKAFGGAYDVMGSKHLGADLNLAWPTAQIAVMGAQGAVNILHRREITEADAAGLADEKRAELIASYEDTLLNPYLAAERGYVDAVIAPSETRRHIVRGLRALRGKREVLPPKKHGNIPL; the protein is encoded by the coding sequence ATGACCGAGGCGTCGCACGACCCGCACACCACCGCCGGCAAGCTCGCCGACCTCCGGCGAAGGATCGACGAGGCGGTGCACTCCGGCTCCGCCAAGGCGGTCGAGAAGCAGCACGCCAAGGGCAAGCTGACGGCCCGCGAGCGCGTCGTGGAGCTGCTGGACGAGGACTCCTTCGTCGAGTTCGACGAGTTCGCCCGGCACCGTTCGACCAACTTCGGCCAGGAGAAGAACCGGCCGTACGGCGACGGCGTGGTCACCGGCTACGGCACCGTGGACGGCCGTCAGGTCGCGGTGTTCGCGCAGGACTTCACCGTCTTCGGCGGCTCGCTCGGCGAGGTCTTCGGCGAGAAGATCGTCAAGGTCATGGACTTCGCGCTGAAGACCGGCTGCCCGGTCATCGGCATCAACGACTCCGGTGGCGCCCGGATCCAGGAGGGCGTCGTCTCGCTCGGCCTGTACGGCGAGATCTTCCGCCGCAACGTGCACGCCTCCGGGGTGGTCCCGCAGATCTCGCTGATCATGGGCCCCTGCGCGGGTGGCGCGGTCTACTCCCCCGCGATCACCGACTTCGTGGTGATGGCCGATCAGACCTCGCACATGTTCATCACCGGCCCCGACGTGATCAAGACCGTCACGGGCGAGGACGTCGGCATGGAGGAACTGGGCGGCGCGCGCACCCACAACACCAAGTCCGGCAACGCGCACTACCTGGCGGCGGACGAGAAGGAGGCGATCGAGTACGTCAAGAGCCTGCTCTCGTACCTGCCCTCCAACAACCTCTCCGACCCGCCGGCCTTCCCGGAGGAGGCGGACCTGTCCGTCACCGACGAGGACCTCGAACTCGACACCCTGGTGCCGGACTCGGCGAACCAGCCGTACGACATGCACCACGTGGTCGAGCACATCCTCGACGACGGCGAGTTCCTGGAGACCCAGCCGCTCTACGCGGGCAACATCATCACCGGCTTCGGCCGGGTCGAGGGCCACCCGGTCGGCATCGTCGGCAACCAGCCGATGGACCTGGCGGGCTGCCTCGACATCGCCGCCAGCGAGAAGGCCGCGCGCTTCATCCGCACCTGCGACTCCTTCAACATCCCCGTCATCACCTTCGTCGACGTGCCCGGCTTCCTGCCCGGCACCGAGCAGGAGTGGGACGGCATCATCCGCCGCGGCGCCAAGCTGATCTACGCCTACGCCGAGGCCACCGTCCCGCTGATCACCGTGATCACCCGCAAGGCCTTCGGCGGGGCGTACGACGTCATGGGTTCCAAGCACCTCGGTGCCGACCTCAACCTGGCCTGGCCGACCGCGCAGATCGCCGTGATGGGCGCGCAGGGCGCGGTCAACATCCTCCACCGGCGGGAGATCACCGAGGCCGACGCGGCCGGCCTCGCCGACGAGAAGCGGGCCGAGCTGATCGCCTCCTACGAGGACACCCTGCTCAACCCGTACCTGGCGGCCGAGCGCGGCTACGTGGACGCGGTCATCGCGCCCAGCGAGACCCGCCGGCACATCGTCCGCGGCCTGCGCGCGCTGCGCGGCAAGCGCGAGGTGCTGCCCCCGAAGAAGCACGGCAACATTCCGCTGTAG
- a CDS encoding purine-nucleoside phosphorylase, translating into MNASPQSVVSADPYAAAQAAAERLRELTGAERHDVALVMGSGWVPAADALGETVAEFPVTDLPGFPAPAVAGHAGTIRSVRIGEKRALIFLGRNHYYEGHGVATVVHGVRTAAAAGCATIVLTNGCGGLRPTWVPGQPVLISDHINLTADSPIVGANFVDLTDLYSKRLRELCREVDPTLDEAVYVQFRGPHYETPAEVNMARVIGGELVGMSTTLEAIAAREAGAEVLGISLVTNLAAGMTGEPLNHAEVLEAGKASAERMGALLAKVLERI; encoded by the coding sequence GTGAACGCATCTCCTCAGTCGGTCGTCTCCGCCGACCCCTACGCCGCCGCCCAGGCCGCCGCCGAGCGCCTGCGCGAGCTGACCGGTGCCGAGCGCCACGACGTCGCCCTGGTGATGGGCTCCGGCTGGGTGCCGGCCGCCGACGCCCTCGGCGAGACCGTGGCGGAGTTCCCGGTCACCGACCTCCCGGGCTTCCCCGCCCCCGCCGTGGCCGGTCACGCCGGCACGATCCGCTCGGTCCGGATCGGTGAGAAGCGGGCCCTGATCTTCCTGGGCCGCAACCACTACTACGAGGGCCACGGGGTCGCCACCGTCGTCCACGGCGTGCGCACCGCCGCCGCGGCCGGCTGCGCGACCATCGTGCTGACCAACGGCTGCGGCGGTCTGCGCCCGACCTGGGTCCCCGGCCAGCCGGTCCTGATCAGCGACCACATCAACCTGACGGCGGACTCGCCGATCGTGGGCGCCAACTTCGTCGACCTCACCGACCTCTACTCCAAGCGGCTGCGCGAGCTCTGCCGCGAGGTGGACCCGACCCTGGACGAGGCCGTCTACGTCCAGTTCCGCGGCCCGCACTACGAGACCCCGGCCGAGGTCAACATGGCCCGGGTGATCGGCGGCGAGCTGGTCGGCATGTCGACCACGCTGGAGGCCATCGCGGCCCGTGAGGCCGGCGCCGAGGTGCTGGGCATCTCCCTGGTCACCAACCTGGCGGCCGGCATGACCGGCGAGCCGCTCAACCACGCCGAGGTGCTGGAGGCCGGCAAGGCCTCCGCCGAGCGGATGGGCGCGCTGCTGGCCAAGGTCCTCGAGCGGATCTGA
- a CDS encoding PH domain-containing protein produces MTESHGEPRPGPAGSDGEPVYADRVYRSVPGVISGVLLLAVAAWLIGDAALNGSGKTPWVSLAAVPVFALPVIAYTLRPAVRADERRLVVRNPLRTIVAPWAAVDVLRAGYSVELLAEGKKYQVWAVPVSLRQRKRAARARERGGQAHSSRLGMVFGAGGTPSGVGVQGSTDPNRAWSDQVVGVLQDMAERNASRPDAAGPVVVRWCWWIIAPTVAGLIALITVIAV; encoded by the coding sequence ATGACCGAATCCCACGGCGAGCCCCGACCGGGCCCGGCCGGTTCCGATGGGGAGCCCGTGTACGCCGACCGCGTGTACCGCTCCGTTCCCGGCGTGATCTCCGGGGTGCTGTTGCTGGCCGTCGCGGCCTGGCTGATCGGGGACGCGGCCCTCAACGGCAGCGGCAAGACACCGTGGGTGTCGCTGGCCGCCGTCCCGGTGTTCGCCCTCCCGGTGATCGCCTACACCCTGCGCCCGGCCGTCCGGGCCGACGAGCGCCGCCTGGTCGTCCGCAACCCGCTGCGCACGATCGTCGCGCCCTGGGCCGCCGTGGACGTGCTGCGCGCCGGGTACTCGGTCGAACTCCTCGCCGAGGGCAAGAAGTACCAGGTGTGGGCGGTGCCGGTGTCGCTGCGCCAGCGCAAGCGCGCCGCCCGGGCCCGCGAGCGCGGCGGGCAGGCGCACAGCTCCCGGCTCGGCATGGTCTTCGGCGCGGGCGGTACGCCGTCCGGGGTCGGGGTGCAGGGCTCCACGGACCCGAACCGGGCCTGGTCCGACCAGGTGGTCGGCGTCCTCCAGGACATGGCCGAGCGCAACGCCTCCCGCCCCGACGCGGCCGGGCCGGTCGTGGTCCGCTGGTGCTGGTGGATCATCGCTCCGACGGTGGCCGGTCTGATCGCCCTGATCACCGTGATCGCGGTCTGA
- a CDS encoding DeoR/GlpR family DNA-binding transcription regulator, protein MFAAERRQLILEMVRANGAVSLRELARVVQTSEVTVRRDVRALEAEGLLDRRHGGAVLPGGFSREPGYPQKTHLSAAEKSAIADLAAGLVEEGDAVVVGAGTTTQELARRLARVPGLTVVTNSLLVAQALAHANRVEVVMTGGTLRGSNYALVGSGAEQSLHGLRVTKAFVSGSGLTAERGLSTTNMLSASVDRALVQSAAEVIILADHTKLGADTMFQTVPTETITRLVTDEHATADDATARELDALADCGVQIDLAPLGAPPPGDAPVHGTGSGPVHQTQPGPLARRSAPPPGGAPLPGQRRPGTHGGPGGPGGPGGPLPVRLAELGLPRGR, encoded by the coding sequence GTGTTTGCAGCAGAACGTCGCCAGTTGATCCTCGAAATGGTGCGCGCCAACGGAGCCGTCTCGCTCCGGGAGTTGGCCCGCGTCGTCCAGACCTCCGAAGTGACCGTGCGCCGCGACGTACGGGCCCTGGAGGCAGAAGGGCTCCTCGACCGCCGGCACGGCGGCGCGGTGCTCCCCGGCGGCTTCAGCCGCGAACCCGGCTATCCGCAGAAGACCCATCTCTCCGCCGCCGAGAAGAGCGCCATCGCCGATCTCGCCGCCGGACTCGTGGAGGAGGGCGACGCCGTGGTGGTCGGCGCCGGCACCACCACCCAGGAACTCGCCCGCCGGCTCGCCCGGGTGCCCGGGCTGACGGTGGTCACCAACTCCCTCCTCGTCGCCCAGGCCCTGGCACACGCCAACCGGGTCGAGGTGGTGATGACCGGCGGCACCCTGCGGGGTTCCAACTACGCCCTGGTCGGCAGCGGTGCCGAACAGTCGCTGCACGGACTGCGGGTCACCAAGGCCTTCGTCTCGGGCAGCGGGCTCACCGCCGAACGCGGACTCTCGACCACGAACATGCTCTCCGCGAGCGTGGACCGGGCACTGGTGCAGTCGGCCGCCGAGGTCATCATCCTCGCCGACCACACCAAGCTCGGCGCGGACACCATGTTCCAGACCGTCCCCACCGAGACCATCACCCGGCTGGTCACCGACGAGCACGCCACCGCGGACGACGCCACCGCCCGCGAACTGGACGCGCTCGCCGACTGCGGGGTGCAGATCGACCTCGCCCCGCTCGGGGCCCCGCCGCCCGGCGACGCCCCGGTCCACGGCACCGGCAGCGGCCCCGTCCACCAGACCCAGCCCGGTCCGCTGGCCCGCCGCAGCGCGCCGCCGCCCGGCGGGGCGCCGCTGCCCGGCCAGCGGCGGCCGGGCACCCACGGCGGTCCCGGCGGGCCGGGCGGGCCCGGTGGACCGCTGCCGGTCAGACTCGCCGAACTGGGCCTGCCGCGCGGGCGCTGA
- a CDS encoding phospho-sugar mutase, translated as MTQATTTDLLARARTWLAEDPDPQTREELAALLADAETPDADANAKLAWSELADRFADRLQFGTAGLRGELGAGPMRMNRAVVIRAAAGLVAYVKRQGLGDLVVIGYDARHKSYDFARDTAAVVVGAGLRALLFPRPLPTPVLAFAVRHLGAAAGVTVTASHNPPQDNGYKVYLGDGSQIVPPADAGIAAEIDAIGSLTEVPLAADGWETVDESVVEAYLDRAASIVDPHTARELDVVYTPMHGVGRDTFLAAMDRAGFPAPTVVAEQAEPDPDFPTVAFPNPEEPGAMDLAFRTAAEAGPDIVIANDPDADRCAVAVPADGAEGWRMLRGDEVGALLGAALVSKRATGTFATTIVSSTLLGRIAEAAGLDYAETLTGFKWISRAEGLRYGYEEALGYCVDPQGVRDKDGITAALLVAELAATLKRSGRTLTDLLDDLALEHGLHATDQLSVRVEDLSVISDAMRTLRERPPTTLAGLTVTRADDLTAGSAELPPTDGLRYYLAGDAVRSARIVVRPSGTEPKLKCYLEVVLPVASAAGLADARARAAELLATVKRDLAAAAGIAG; from the coding sequence ATGACGCAGGCAACCACCACCGACCTCCTCGCCCGGGCCCGTACCTGGCTCGCCGAGGACCCGGACCCGCAGACCCGCGAGGAGCTCGCCGCGCTGCTCGCCGACGCCGAGACCCCGGACGCGGACGCCAACGCCAAGCTCGCCTGGTCCGAGCTGGCCGACCGCTTCGCCGACCGCCTCCAGTTCGGCACCGCCGGCCTGCGCGGCGAGCTCGGCGCCGGCCCGATGCGGATGAACCGCGCCGTGGTGATCCGGGCCGCCGCCGGCCTGGTCGCCTACGTCAAGCGGCAGGGCCTCGGCGACCTGGTCGTGATCGGCTACGACGCCCGCCACAAGTCCTACGACTTCGCCCGCGACACCGCCGCCGTGGTGGTCGGCGCCGGCCTGCGCGCGCTGCTGTTCCCGCGCCCGCTGCCCACCCCGGTGCTCGCCTTCGCGGTCCGCCACCTCGGCGCCGCCGCCGGTGTGACCGTCACCGCCAGCCACAACCCGCCGCAGGACAACGGCTACAAGGTCTACCTGGGCGACGGCTCGCAGATCGTGCCGCCGGCCGACGCGGGCATCGCCGCCGAGATCGACGCGATCGGCTCGCTGACCGAGGTCCCGCTGGCCGCGGACGGCTGGGAGACGGTGGACGAGTCCGTCGTCGAGGCCTACCTCGACCGCGCCGCGTCGATCGTCGACCCGCACACCGCGCGCGAGCTCGACGTCGTCTACACCCCGATGCACGGCGTCGGACGCGACACCTTCCTCGCCGCCATGGACCGGGCCGGCTTCCCGGCGCCCACCGTGGTCGCCGAGCAGGCCGAGCCGGACCCCGACTTCCCGACCGTCGCCTTCCCCAACCCGGAGGAGCCGGGGGCGATGGACCTCGCCTTCCGCACCGCCGCCGAGGCCGGCCCGGACATCGTCATCGCCAACGACCCGGACGCCGACCGCTGCGCGGTGGCCGTCCCGGCCGACGGCGCGGAGGGCTGGCGGATGCTGCGCGGCGACGAGGTCGGCGCGCTGCTGGGCGCCGCGCTGGTCTCCAAGCGGGCCACCGGCACCTTCGCCACCACCATCGTCTCCTCCACCCTGCTCGGCCGGATCGCCGAGGCCGCCGGGCTCGACTACGCCGAGACCCTCACCGGCTTCAAGTGGATCTCGCGCGCCGAGGGCCTGCGCTACGGCTACGAGGAGGCGCTCGGCTACTGCGTCGACCCGCAGGGCGTGCGCGACAAGGACGGCATCACCGCCGCCCTGCTGGTCGCCGAGCTCGCCGCCACCCTCAAGCGCTCCGGCCGCACCCTGACCGACCTGCTGGACGACCTGGCGCTGGAGCACGGCCTGCACGCCACCGACCAGCTGTCCGTCCGGGTCGAGGACCTCTCGGTCATCTCCGACGCCATGCGCACCCTGCGCGAGCGGCCGCCGACGACCCTGGCCGGGCTCACCGTCACCCGCGCCGACGACCTCACCGCCGGGTCCGCCGAGCTGCCGCCGACCGACGGCCTGCGCTACTACCTGGCGGGCGACGCCGTCCGCTCGGCGCGGATCGTGGTCCGCCCCTCGGGCACCGAGCCCAAGCTGAAGTGCTACCTGGAGGTCGTGCTCCCGGTCGCCTCGGCCGCCGGGCTCGCGGACGCCCGCGCCCGGGCCGCCGAGCTGCTCGCCACCGTCAAGCGGGACCTCGCCGCGGCGGCCGGCATCGCCGGCTGA
- a CDS encoding acyl-CoA carboxylase subunit epsilon: MAPIHVLHGQPTPEELATVLAVVQSRAAAAQAAAEAARRAGAGPDSAWNDRARRLRATPRPGVNAWRTSGWAG; this comes from the coding sequence ATGGCCCCGATCCATGTGCTGCACGGGCAGCCGACCCCCGAGGAGCTGGCCACCGTCCTGGCGGTGGTCCAGTCCCGGGCCGCCGCCGCGCAGGCCGCCGCCGAGGCGGCCCGCCGCGCGGGCGCCGGCCCGGACTCCGCCTGGAACGACCGCGCGCGCCGGCTGCGCGCGACCCCGCGCCCCGGCGTCAACGCCTGGCGCACCTCCGGCTGGGCCGGTTAG
- a CDS encoding gamma-glutamylcyclotransferase: protein MPLYAAYATNLDARQMTRRAPHSPLRGTGWLSGWRLTFGGEHLGWEGSLATVVEDEKDQVFVSLYDVSPMDEEGLDRWEGVQLGIYRKTRLRAQTLDGDVPVWTYVLNDYEGGLPAARYLGLIADAAESAGAPDDYVLDLRRRPC from the coding sequence ATGCCCCTTTACGCCGCGTATGCCACCAACCTCGATGCCCGGCAGATGACCCGCCGCGCCCCGCACTCGCCGCTGCGCGGCACGGGCTGGCTGTCCGGCTGGCGGCTGACCTTCGGCGGCGAGCACCTCGGCTGGGAGGGCTCGCTGGCCACCGTGGTGGAGGACGAGAAGGACCAGGTCTTCGTCTCGCTGTACGACGTGTCGCCGATGGACGAGGAGGGGCTGGACCGCTGGGAGGGCGTCCAGCTCGGCATCTACCGCAAGACCAGGCTGCGGGCGCAGACCCTGGACGGCGACGTGCCGGTCTGGACGTACGTGCTCAACGACTACGAGGGCGGCCTGCCGGCGGCCCGCTACCTGGGCCTGATCGCGGACGCGGCGGAGAGCGCCGGCGCCCCCGACGACTACGTGCTGGACCTGCGCCGCCGTCCCTGCTGA
- a CDS encoding nucleoside triphosphate pyrophosphatase: MTDRRSLVLASASPARLGLLRQAGLDPRVVVSGVDEDAITAATPAELALVLAEAKAEAVAVTLTEGELVIGCDSVLELDGQALGKPADEAEALARWQAMRGRAGVLRTGHCVIDTVSGRQASATASTTVRFGTPDDAEVAAYIATGEPLHVAGAFTLDGRSAPFVEGIDGDPGNVIGLSLPLLRGLLAELGVRITDLWV, encoded by the coding sequence ATGACCGACCGTCGCTCCCTCGTGCTCGCCTCCGCCTCCCCCGCCCGGCTCGGGCTGCTGCGCCAGGCGGGCCTCGACCCGCGCGTGGTGGTCAGCGGCGTCGACGAGGACGCCATCACCGCCGCCACCCCCGCCGAACTCGCCCTCGTGCTCGCCGAGGCCAAGGCCGAGGCCGTCGCCGTCACGCTCACCGAGGGCGAACTGGTGATCGGCTGCGACTCGGTGCTGGAGCTGGACGGCCAGGCCCTCGGCAAGCCCGCCGACGAGGCCGAGGCACTGGCCCGCTGGCAGGCCATGCGCGGCCGGGCGGGCGTGCTGCGCACCGGCCACTGCGTGATCGACACCGTCAGCGGCCGGCAGGCCTCCGCCACCGCCTCCACCACGGTCCGCTTCGGCACGCCGGACGACGCCGAGGTCGCCGCGTACATCGCGACCGGCGAACCGCTGCACGTGGCCGGGGCGTTCACCCTGGACGGCCGTTCGGCCCCGTTCGTCGAGGGCATCGACGGCGACCCGGGCAATGTCATCGGGCTCTCGCTGCCGCTGCTGCGCGGGCTGCTCGCCGAACTCGGCGTGCGGATCACCGACCTCTGGGTCTGA